One Triticum dicoccoides isolate Atlit2015 ecotype Zavitan chromosome 3B, WEW_v2.0, whole genome shotgun sequence genomic window, CCTCCCTCCTGCGCTCACCGCTGATGACCAGCACCCGCTCGTCCTCCACCTGCACCTGGATGTCGCCGGACCCCAGCCCCGGCATGTCCACCACGAACGCGTACGCGCCCGGCAGCTCCTTCACGTCGGCCGGGGTGGCCGCCATGGCGCGCGCGTCGCGGACGTAGGCGCGCGTCGGGCCCTGCTTCTCGCCGCCGGCGTTGCCGGGCCCGCCGGCCTCGCCGTCCGGGATGTCCAGCAGGTGCTGCAGCGCGGTCATCATCGGGGCATCCAAGCCGAACACCATGCCCGCcattctggctcgctgatctcgagCTCGGTCGATCTCCTCGGGTTGGGCTTGCCTTGGATTGTTTGTTGAATTTTGTGGAATTTTTCGGTGGTGATGcgatgcgaggaggagggagcttaTGTAGGTCGCCCGAGGCGGGGGTCTGGAAGGTAATGGAAACTTCTGAAAGGTGGTGGAACGAGTGCGAAGCAGTGGGGAGTCCTTCGGGCACCGATGGAGAAAGTTCTAGAGGTTCGACCTTCAGAATTGGTTGTGCGGTAGcattgggccccacatgtcattcggGGCAGCAGAGATATTTTTTTTAGGATAGGCATGGagttattttttgaaaaaaaatgcatACAGAGATTTTTTTTAGGGTAATGATAGGCGCCGGTGcatcggcccaaatttgggccggtcgcacCCTGAGTGTCTGATGCACCACCATTTAACCGTCCAGATCGAGCATCTGCTTCGTTCTTATCCTCCCGTCGTCTATCTTTTCCCCCCAAATATGCGAGAAAAAAGCAACGGCGAGCGCTACCGGCCAGGCAGCCACCTTCCTCCCAGCCATGGGTGCGCGCGTCTCGCCGTTGACGGTGCACTTGCGGCCTTCTCCATCGCCGTTCAGATCACTCACTATGGCTACCTCGTCGTGCAGCTCCTGGTCGTGGACGCGTCGATGCTCCAGTAGCGCcgttcctagcaccgaacggagagAGTTGTAGCTCCCGGCCCCCATGGTTGCAGCACCGGGTTGCACCGCCCCCGCCGCCTCTTGCCGTCAAAGCTCGGCGCACCGGTGCCCGTCTGCCGTCCCTCGCCGTCATCTGGTCATTGTTCCGGCACATAACCTTCGCAACAGTACAAAACGCCGGATGTAGCTTTTGATGGTGCTGGTTGTAGCCCACCGCGGCGGCGCCCGTCGTTGTCTCAGCACCACTTCGTCGGTTGAAGCAAAACAAAATACCAGTTCCATCTTCCGTCGATAACAGTTCCAGCATCTACATCACATGGTTGTGGCTCCGCTACTAGTCGGTTCCAGCAAAAATAAGAGGATTGCGAGTCTTCGTCTCCGTCCACTCTTGCTGCAAAAAAAAACCAACGGTTCCAGCATCCCTGCTGCCCGGTTGTAGCAAATTGTCGACGATGGTGTCGCCGCTGCAGCTCTAGTGAGCACGGTTGTAGCACCTGTGAtcatggttgtagcaaaaaatcTCCGCGACGGCGTCGCCGTTTACAACTCCGGTGAGCGCGCTTGCAGCTTCTGGGCAATCTTGTGGCCGGTTGTAGCAAATTATGTGGCCGGTTGTG contains:
- the LOC119275112 gene encoding 17.5 kDa class II heat shock protein-like; the encoded protein is MAGMVFGLDAPMMTALQHLLDIPDGEAGGPGNAGGEKQGPTRAYVRDARAMAATPADVKELPGAYAFVVDMPGLGSGDIQVQVEDERVLVISGERRREEKEDAKYLRMERRMGKLMRKFVLPDNADMEKVSAVCRDGVLTVTVEKLPPPEPKKPKTIQVQVA